A single window of Methylocella tundrae DNA harbors:
- a CDS encoding DUF2093 domain-containing protein, with the protein MNRYERRPISAGEAEIEYLDGEFRILRPGAFVRCAATGVAIRIEDLRYWNVDLQEPYAGPEAKLQKLKPKSQD; encoded by the coding sequence ATGAACCGCTACGAACGTCGCCCGATCTCCGCCGGAGAAGCCGAGATCGAATATCTCGATGGCGAATTCCGCATTTTGCGCCCCGGCGCCTTCGTGCGATGCGCCGCGACGGGCGTCGCGATCCGCATCGAAGACCTGCGGTACTGGAATGTCGATTTGCAGGAGCCTTACGCCGGCCCGGAAGCGAAACTGCAAAAACTGAAGCCAAAATCTCAGGATTAA